From one Trifolium pratense cultivar HEN17-A07 linkage group LG1, ARS_RC_1.1, whole genome shotgun sequence genomic stretch:
- the LOC123901822 gene encoding mitochondrial Rho GTPase 2-like isoform X1, producing the protein MAYFPKVVRIVVVGDKSTGKSTLISAMASDSFPATVPPLLPPTRLPSNSFNDSVPLLLIDTPSSVGQQGKVIEELKRADSVVVTYACDDSLSFERVSTHWLPQLQKFEVKVPVLVVGCKFDLRDESRQVSLESLTTSIMNQFKEVVTCIECSAATLYQVPEVFYFAQKAVLHPVDPLFDYDTNSLTDRCVRALRRIFNLFDYNMDGTLTDQEVNEFQISSFGASLQRSDVTQIKTLVEQNVPEGVNSLGITFPGFIGIHNMFLKKGRTETFWAVLRKFGYGDDLKLRDDFLPVPSKQASDQSVELSGATIEFLKGVFRLLDTDKDQLLRPAEVDKLFDAAPESPWKDAPYKDAAETTDMGYISLNGFLSQWALMTSLDPRYSLANLIYIGYRAKPSAALRVTCRRSEDRKKQKTERNVFQCYIFGSKNAGKSALLYSLLGRSFSNNYTPTTVERYAANIIELIEGTKKTLILREIPEDEVSAFLSNKDFLAACDIAAFVHDSSDGYSWKKSIDLLEKVVNQGELTGHKFPCLLIAAKDDLTPFPRAVLDSVKVAQELKIDAPIRVSMKSGDSNVYVKIINAAEHPHLSIPETEFMRKRKQHQQLLHTFIFALAGAAMALVGLTARRARANKNSSS; encoded by the exons ATGGCGTATTTTCCCAAGGTAGTTAGAATCGTCGTCGTTGGCGACAAATCCACCGGAAAATCCACTCTCATTTCTGCCATGGCTTCCGATTCATTCCCCGCCACTGTTCCTCCATTACTTCCACCCACTCGTTTGCCTAGTAATTCCTTCAATGATTCTGTTCCTCTCCTCCTCATTGACACACCTTCAAG tgTGGGACAACAAGGTAAAGTTATTGAAGAATTGAAGCGTGCTGATTCAGTTGTTGTAACCTATGCTTGTGATGATAGTCTGAGTTTTGAGCGTGTGAGTACTCATTGGTTGCCTCAACTGCAGAAGTTTGAG GTGAAGGTACCGGTGCTTGTGGTTGGTTGTAAGTTTGATCTTCGCGATGAAAGTAGGCAAGTTAGCTTAGAGAGTCTGACAACAAGTATCATGAACCAATTCAAAGAAGTTGTTACATGTATTGAATGCTCTGCAGCTACACTTTATCAG GTCCCtgaagttttttattttgcacaAAAAGCAGTACTTCATCCGGTGGATCCTTTGTTTGATTATGATACAAACTCTTTAACAGATCGGTGTGTAAGGGCATTAAGAAgaatttttaatctttttgaTTACAACATGGATGGCACCCTCACTGATCAAGAAGTAAACGAGTTTCAG ATTAGCAGCTTCGGTGCATCATTGCAGCGGTCTGACGTAACTCAAATAAAAACATTGGTAGAGCAGAATGTTCCTGAAGGAGTCAATTCTCTTGGTATTACTTTTCCTGGCTTCATTGGAATCCATAATATGTTTCTAAAGAAAGGGCGAACGGAGACATTCTGGGCAGTTCTAAGAAAGTTTGGATATGGTGACGATTTAAAACTGCGCGATGATTTTCTTCCAGTTCCATCTAAGCAGGCTTCTGATCAG AGTGTGGAGCTGAGTGGTgcaaccatagagtttttgaaGGGTGTCTTTAGATTGTTAGATACGGATAAG GATCAATTACTACGACCTGCAGAAGTTGATAAGCTATTTGATGCTGCTCCAGAAAG tccgtGGAAGGATGCTCCATATAAGGATGCAGCTGAGACAACTGACATGGGTTATATATCTCTAAATGGATTTCTTTCTCAG TGGGCCCTTATGACATCACTGGATCCAAGATATAGTTTGGCCAATTTAATTTACATCGGTTATAGAGCTAAGCCTTCTGCAGCACTCCGTGTCACTTGTAGAAGATCAGAAGATCGCAAAAAGCAAAAAACAGAAAGAAATGTGTTCCAATGCTACATTTTTGGCTCTAAAAATGCTGGGAAATCTGCTTTGTTGTATTCATTATTGGGAAG GTCTTTCTCAAATAACTATACTCCAACAACTGTTGAGCGGTATGCAGCAAACATCATTGAATTAATAgag GGAACTAAGAAAACTCTCATATTGCGTGAGATTCCGGAGGATGAAGTATCGGCTTTTTTGTCAAATAAGGATTTTCTGGCTGCATGTGATATAGCTGCTTTTGTACATGACAG TTCAGATGGATATTCATGGAAAAAATCCATAGATTTGCTTGAGAAGGTTGTTAACCAAGGAGAGCTAACTGGTCACAAATTTCCTTGCCTCCTCATTGCTGCTAAGGATGATTTAACTCCATTCCCAAGGGCAGTACTAGATTCAGTTAAG GTTGCTCAGGAATTGAAAATTGATGCTCCTATTCGCGTGAGTATGAAATCAGGTGATTCAAACGTGTATGTTAAGATTATCAATGCTGCAGAACACCCTCATTTGAGTATTCCAGAAACTGAGTTTATGAGGAAAAGAAAGCAACACCAGCAGCTTCTTCACACATTTATCTTTGCCCTAG CTGGGGCTGCTATGGCACTTGTGGGTTTGACGGCCCGTCGTGCACGTGCGAATAAGAATTCTTCTTCTTAG
- the LOC123896694 gene encoding pentatricopeptide repeat-containing protein At4g02820, mitochondrial-like — protein sequence MLLRSVGKHLTVARLFSTEAARRGTAATNSVGGGDTLGRRLLSLVYPKRSAVIAINKWKEEGHTLPRKYQLNRMIRELRKNKRYKHALEVCEWMKLQNDIKLVEGDYAVQLDLITKVRGLNSAEKFFEDLPDNMRGQPTCTALLHAYVQNNLADKAEALMLKMSECGFLRSPLPYNRMMSLYISKGKLDKVPKIFEELKVNTSPDVTTFNLLLAACASENDIETAERVLLQLKKAKVEPDWVTFSTLTNLYIRNASVKDDCLEKAASTLKEMENRTSRDTRVAYSSLLSLHANMGNVDEVNRVWKKMQGCFRKMSDNEYFCMISSLLKLGDFAGVENLYREWESVSGTNDVRISNLLLTSYVDQGQMEMAESFSNQLVEKGVCLLYPTWELLTRGYLKKKDVKKFLYYFMKAISSVNKWIPDPMLVQEAFTVIQEQAHIEGAEQLLVILRDAEHVNTNIYNMFLKTYAAAGKMPLIVAERMKKDNIQLDEETHRLLDLTSKMCVSDVSGILS from the exons ATGTTGCTTCGTTCCGTCGGAAAACATCTCACCGTCGCTCGCCTCTTCTCTACAGAAGCAGCACGAAGAGGCACCGCCGCCACTAATTCCGTCGGCGGCGGAGACACGCTAGGGCGTAGGCTTCTGAGCCTTGTGTATCCAAAACGCAGCGCCGTCATTGCTATCAACAAATGGAAGGAAGAGGGTCACACTCTCCCTCGCAAGTACCAGCTCAATCGCATGATTCGCGAGCTCCGCAAGAACAAACGTTACAAACACGCGCTCGAG GTTTGCGAATGGATGAAATTACAAAATGATATCAAGCTAGTGGAAGGAGACTATGCTGTTCAGTTGGATTTGATAACCAAAGTTCGCGGTTTAAATAGTGCGGAAAAATTCTTCGAGGATCTACCTGATAACATGAGAGGCCAACCAACGTGCACCGCCCTTCTTCATGCCTATGTCCAAAATAATTTGGCTGACAAAGCTGAGGCGCTAATGTTGAAAATGTCAGAATGTGGTTTTTTGCGAAGTCCTCTGCCTTATAATCGGATGATGTCTCTTTACATTTCGAAGGGGAAGTTGGATAAGGTTCCTAAAATTTTCGAGGAGCTAAAGGTGAACACTTCTCCGGATGTAACAACCTTCAATTTATTGTTAGCTGCTTGTGCCTCGGAAAATGATATTGAAACTGCAGAAAGAGTATTGCTTCAGTTAAAGAAGGCAAAAGTAGAGCCAGATTGGGTAACGTTTAGTACATTGACCAATTTGTACATACGCAATGCTAGCGTAAAGGATGATTGCCTTGAAAAGGCAGCATCTACTTTGAAAGAGATGGAGAACAGAACCTCACGGGATACTCGAGTTGCATATTCCTCTCTCTTGAGTTTGCATGCAAACATGGGGAATGTGGATGAAGTTAATCGGGTATGGAAGAAAATGCAGGGTTGCTTTCGCAAAATGAGTGATAATGAGTATTTTTGCATGATATCGTCACTTCTGAAGCTTGGGGACTTTGCCGGAGTTGAGAATCTGTATAGAGAGTGGGAATCTGTTTCTGGTACCAATGATGTCAGAATTTCAAATTTACTTCTTACTTCATATGTTGACCAAGGCCAGATGGAAATGGCTGAAAGTTTTTCTAATCAGTTAGTGGAAAAGGGTGTCTGTCTTTTGTACCCTACATGGGAGCTACTTACACGGGGGTATTTGAAAAAGAAGGATGTAAAAAAATTTCTGTATTATTTTATGAAAGCTATTTCTAGTGTGAACAAATGGATTCCAGATCCCATGTTAGTCCAAGAAGCATTCACAGTCATCCAGGAGCAAGCTCATATTGAAGGAGCAGAACAATTGTTAGTTATCCTTCGGGATGCTGAACATGTgaatacaaatatatataacatGTTTCTGAAAACTTATGCTGCAGCTGGTAAAATGCCTCTCATTGTTGCTGAGAGGATGAAAAAGGACAACATTCAGTTGGATGAAGAGACACATAGGCTCTTGGATCTAACCAGTAAAATGTGTGTAAGTGATGTTTCGGGGATTCTGTCCTAA
- the LOC123901822 gene encoding mitochondrial Rho GTPase 2-like isoform X3, giving the protein MNQFKEVVTCIECSAATLYQVPEVFYFAQKAVLHPVDPLFDYDTNSLTDRCVRALRRIFNLFDYNMDGTLTDQEVNEFQISSFGASLQRSDVTQIKTLVEQNVPEGVNSLGITFPGFIGIHNMFLKKGRTETFWAVLRKFGYGDDLKLRDDFLPVPSKQASDQSVELSGATIEFLKGVFRLLDTDKDQLLRPAEVDKLFDAAPESPWKDAPYKDAAETTDMGYISLNGFLSQWALMTSLDPRYSLANLIYIGYRAKPSAALRVTCRRSEDRKKQKTERNVFQCYIFGSKNAGKSALLYSLLGRSFSNNYTPTTVERYAANIIELIEGTKKTLILREIPEDEVSAFLSNKDFLAACDIAAFVHDSSDGYSWKKSIDLLEKVVNQGELTGHKFPCLLIAAKDDLTPFPRAVLDSVKVAQELKIDAPIRVSMKSGDSNVYVKIINAAEHPHLSIPETEFMRKRKQHQQLLHTFIFALAGAAMALVGLTARRARANKNSSS; this is encoded by the exons ATGAACCAATTCAAAGAAGTTGTTACATGTATTGAATGCTCTGCAGCTACACTTTATCAG GTCCCtgaagttttttattttgcacaAAAAGCAGTACTTCATCCGGTGGATCCTTTGTTTGATTATGATACAAACTCTTTAACAGATCGGTGTGTAAGGGCATTAAGAAgaatttttaatctttttgaTTACAACATGGATGGCACCCTCACTGATCAAGAAGTAAACGAGTTTCAG ATTAGCAGCTTCGGTGCATCATTGCAGCGGTCTGACGTAACTCAAATAAAAACATTGGTAGAGCAGAATGTTCCTGAAGGAGTCAATTCTCTTGGTATTACTTTTCCTGGCTTCATTGGAATCCATAATATGTTTCTAAAGAAAGGGCGAACGGAGACATTCTGGGCAGTTCTAAGAAAGTTTGGATATGGTGACGATTTAAAACTGCGCGATGATTTTCTTCCAGTTCCATCTAAGCAGGCTTCTGATCAG AGTGTGGAGCTGAGTGGTgcaaccatagagtttttgaaGGGTGTCTTTAGATTGTTAGATACGGATAAG GATCAATTACTACGACCTGCAGAAGTTGATAAGCTATTTGATGCTGCTCCAGAAAG tccgtGGAAGGATGCTCCATATAAGGATGCAGCTGAGACAACTGACATGGGTTATATATCTCTAAATGGATTTCTTTCTCAG TGGGCCCTTATGACATCACTGGATCCAAGATATAGTTTGGCCAATTTAATTTACATCGGTTATAGAGCTAAGCCTTCTGCAGCACTCCGTGTCACTTGTAGAAGATCAGAAGATCGCAAAAAGCAAAAAACAGAAAGAAATGTGTTCCAATGCTACATTTTTGGCTCTAAAAATGCTGGGAAATCTGCTTTGTTGTATTCATTATTGGGAAG GTCTTTCTCAAATAACTATACTCCAACAACTGTTGAGCGGTATGCAGCAAACATCATTGAATTAATAgag GGAACTAAGAAAACTCTCATATTGCGTGAGATTCCGGAGGATGAAGTATCGGCTTTTTTGTCAAATAAGGATTTTCTGGCTGCATGTGATATAGCTGCTTTTGTACATGACAG TTCAGATGGATATTCATGGAAAAAATCCATAGATTTGCTTGAGAAGGTTGTTAACCAAGGAGAGCTAACTGGTCACAAATTTCCTTGCCTCCTCATTGCTGCTAAGGATGATTTAACTCCATTCCCAAGGGCAGTACTAGATTCAGTTAAG GTTGCTCAGGAATTGAAAATTGATGCTCCTATTCGCGTGAGTATGAAATCAGGTGATTCAAACGTGTATGTTAAGATTATCAATGCTGCAGAACACCCTCATTTGAGTATTCCAGAAACTGAGTTTATGAGGAAAAGAAAGCAACACCAGCAGCTTCTTCACACATTTATCTTTGCCCTAG CTGGGGCTGCTATGGCACTTGTGGGTTTGACGGCCCGTCGTGCACGTGCGAATAAGAATTCTTCTTCTTAG
- the LOC123901822 gene encoding mitochondrial Rho GTPase 2-like isoform X2 produces the protein MAYFPKVVRIVVVGDKSTGKSTLISAMASDSFPATVPPLLPPTRLPSNSFNDSVPLLLIDTPSSVGQQGKVIEELKRADSVVVTYACDDSLSFERVSTHWLPQLQKFEVPVLVVGCKFDLRDESRQVSLESLTTSIMNQFKEVVTCIECSAATLYQVPEVFYFAQKAVLHPVDPLFDYDTNSLTDRCVRALRRIFNLFDYNMDGTLTDQEVNEFQISSFGASLQRSDVTQIKTLVEQNVPEGVNSLGITFPGFIGIHNMFLKKGRTETFWAVLRKFGYGDDLKLRDDFLPVPSKQASDQSVELSGATIEFLKGVFRLLDTDKDQLLRPAEVDKLFDAAPESPWKDAPYKDAAETTDMGYISLNGFLSQWALMTSLDPRYSLANLIYIGYRAKPSAALRVTCRRSEDRKKQKTERNVFQCYIFGSKNAGKSALLYSLLGRSFSNNYTPTTVERYAANIIELIEGTKKTLILREIPEDEVSAFLSNKDFLAACDIAAFVHDSSDGYSWKKSIDLLEKVVNQGELTGHKFPCLLIAAKDDLTPFPRAVLDSVKVAQELKIDAPIRVSMKSGDSNVYVKIINAAEHPHLSIPETEFMRKRKQHQQLLHTFIFALAGAAMALVGLTARRARANKNSSS, from the exons ATGGCGTATTTTCCCAAGGTAGTTAGAATCGTCGTCGTTGGCGACAAATCCACCGGAAAATCCACTCTCATTTCTGCCATGGCTTCCGATTCATTCCCCGCCACTGTTCCTCCATTACTTCCACCCACTCGTTTGCCTAGTAATTCCTTCAATGATTCTGTTCCTCTCCTCCTCATTGACACACCTTCAAG tgTGGGACAACAAGGTAAAGTTATTGAAGAATTGAAGCGTGCTGATTCAGTTGTTGTAACCTATGCTTGTGATGATAGTCTGAGTTTTGAGCGTGTGAGTACTCATTGGTTGCCTCAACTGCAGAAGTTTGAG GTACCGGTGCTTGTGGTTGGTTGTAAGTTTGATCTTCGCGATGAAAGTAGGCAAGTTAGCTTAGAGAGTCTGACAACAAGTATCATGAACCAATTCAAAGAAGTTGTTACATGTATTGAATGCTCTGCAGCTACACTTTATCAG GTCCCtgaagttttttattttgcacaAAAAGCAGTACTTCATCCGGTGGATCCTTTGTTTGATTATGATACAAACTCTTTAACAGATCGGTGTGTAAGGGCATTAAGAAgaatttttaatctttttgaTTACAACATGGATGGCACCCTCACTGATCAAGAAGTAAACGAGTTTCAG ATTAGCAGCTTCGGTGCATCATTGCAGCGGTCTGACGTAACTCAAATAAAAACATTGGTAGAGCAGAATGTTCCTGAAGGAGTCAATTCTCTTGGTATTACTTTTCCTGGCTTCATTGGAATCCATAATATGTTTCTAAAGAAAGGGCGAACGGAGACATTCTGGGCAGTTCTAAGAAAGTTTGGATATGGTGACGATTTAAAACTGCGCGATGATTTTCTTCCAGTTCCATCTAAGCAGGCTTCTGATCAG AGTGTGGAGCTGAGTGGTgcaaccatagagtttttgaaGGGTGTCTTTAGATTGTTAGATACGGATAAG GATCAATTACTACGACCTGCAGAAGTTGATAAGCTATTTGATGCTGCTCCAGAAAG tccgtGGAAGGATGCTCCATATAAGGATGCAGCTGAGACAACTGACATGGGTTATATATCTCTAAATGGATTTCTTTCTCAG TGGGCCCTTATGACATCACTGGATCCAAGATATAGTTTGGCCAATTTAATTTACATCGGTTATAGAGCTAAGCCTTCTGCAGCACTCCGTGTCACTTGTAGAAGATCAGAAGATCGCAAAAAGCAAAAAACAGAAAGAAATGTGTTCCAATGCTACATTTTTGGCTCTAAAAATGCTGGGAAATCTGCTTTGTTGTATTCATTATTGGGAAG GTCTTTCTCAAATAACTATACTCCAACAACTGTTGAGCGGTATGCAGCAAACATCATTGAATTAATAgag GGAACTAAGAAAACTCTCATATTGCGTGAGATTCCGGAGGATGAAGTATCGGCTTTTTTGTCAAATAAGGATTTTCTGGCTGCATGTGATATAGCTGCTTTTGTACATGACAG TTCAGATGGATATTCATGGAAAAAATCCATAGATTTGCTTGAGAAGGTTGTTAACCAAGGAGAGCTAACTGGTCACAAATTTCCTTGCCTCCTCATTGCTGCTAAGGATGATTTAACTCCATTCCCAAGGGCAGTACTAGATTCAGTTAAG GTTGCTCAGGAATTGAAAATTGATGCTCCTATTCGCGTGAGTATGAAATCAGGTGATTCAAACGTGTATGTTAAGATTATCAATGCTGCAGAACACCCTCATTTGAGTATTCCAGAAACTGAGTTTATGAGGAAAAGAAAGCAACACCAGCAGCTTCTTCACACATTTATCTTTGCCCTAG CTGGGGCTGCTATGGCACTTGTGGGTTTGACGGCCCGTCGTGCACGTGCGAATAAGAATTCTTCTTCTTAG